The following is a genomic window from Methanoplanus sp. FWC-SCC4.
GATTTGGACGGCCTCCAATTTCAGTTTGGTTTGTATATAGTTCTTTGATGATAGGGCGGAATTGTTCCCAGTCAATCATCTTTTCAACTTCACCCAATCGATCTCCCAATTCAGCAATATGCTCATATTCACTTTTTATTGCAAAATTAGTGAAATTACTCATGAATTAAAGATCGATCTGGGAAAATAAAGTACTTGTGGTTGAGGGGGGTTTATAGAAATCCTCCTCATATTTTTATAAGACTTGCTGTTTTGGTATATTTTATCGGGCCAGTAATATATGTGAAGATTCCAAAATGATATCATTAAAATTAAATATATTGTGTAAGATGTAAAAGTTATAAATAAATATTTTTCTGAAAAATATATTCAGTTCAGCTCTGCTGCCGATGAAACCATTGCGATTATTCCGCCGTCCTGGTTTTTGAGGTATGTATTGTGCCATACGACTTCTATCTCCTCTCCCTGTTTTGTAAGAACAAAACCCTTTTCGCCGGATTTTGGAACACAGCCCCCGGATATTGCGGATTCAAATTTCTTTTTCAGATCAAAGCCTCTTTCTTTTGGTACAACTGTTGAAAACCAGTCCGAACCGACAATATCCTCCTCATTATAGCCGAGGAATTCACAGCCCTTTTTGTTCAGACTTTTAATTTTTCCATCGCAACCGACAACTGCAATCATTACACCCGCGACATCCAGATAGCTCTGTGCCTGATCACGCTGGCTTAGTATTTCGGCTTCAGCAGTCTTCTGTTCGGAAATATCTTCCCCGATAGTCATAATATACTCCAGTTTTCTGTCACGGCCGAATATCGGGACTTTCCTGAACATTATGATTCTTTCACTGTTATTTGCGGATTTTATTGAGATTTCCGGTAATAATACAGGGCTCCCGGCTGCTATCGCATCCCTGTCCCCTGAAATAAGATATTCCGTAATTCTGTCCGGGAATAATTCACAGCCCATTTTTCCGACAGAATCATCTCTGGAGATTCCAAAAAAGTCCTCGGCACTTTTATTGAAAAATATGTATGTACCATGGGTAACTTCCTTGACAAGTACCATTGCAGGTATGTTCTGGACAATGGAGCCCAGAAATGATTTCCATTTAAAAAGGGCAGTTACTGCATTTTCCCTCTCTGATATATCACGGCTTACGATTCTGTAACCGGTAAGGTATCCGAGTTCATCAAACCTCGGGCATATGCTGGATTCGGTTTTTATAGACTTTCCCTCTGAATTTTTAAAAAGACATTCTATTAGCTGGGATTTTTTTGTATCTTTTGCATTTTTGATTGCAGTTTCAAACTGTGCTGCACAACTGCTTTCAAGGTAATCCATGAGCGGAAATCCTATGATTTCGCCTGTATCAGATCCTAATATATCCCTGGTACGGGGACTTGCATAAATGAACCGGCCTTCCTCATCGATATTCCAGATGGCATCGTTTATCTCTTCCACAAGTGCCCTGAAGTTTTGCTCGCTTTCCCTGAGTGCCTCTTCCGCCTCTCTTTTTTCCGTTATGTCCTCAAGCATTATTGTAACTCCGGGGGTGGAGTCATTGAGGACTGTCGGGATTATTCGGGTTTTATAAAAAAATTCCCTGTCTATCTTTACTATTCTGATCTCATCAACTGTTTCCTCACCTTCAAGGGCGGCTTTTAGTCTCTCGTTGATCAGGGGATGATCAAGTCCCACGAGAGGTGAATTTCTGATCTCCTTTCCAACAATATTTTCATCATTTATATCAAGAAGGGAGCAGAGGGAGTCGTTAACCTGAACGATACGTAAATCGCTGTCTATTACAACGACCATATCTGAAGAAAAGTTGATCATCGCGGAGACCGGGGCTCTTTGTGATATAAAAAAAACCTTGGCCTTTCCATAGGCTTTCATGTCGACCTGACCTGATATTCTCAGCATGTCAAGATATCTTGAGACAGTATTCCTGTTAACAGAAACCAGGTTTGCGATGTCTGTTACTGACATTCCGCGGGGGTTGCCCTTTAGAATATCAAGGATTTTTGAGAGTTCATCAGCGTAGACGTTCATTATCTCTTATTTTAGTTTTTTTCAGGCATTACTTATTGCTTTCGTTATCCTCAGCGTTATGGATTTTCACAACGCTTTGGTCAATGCCATGCATTGGGGGGAGGTATTATATACTATTATTTACAACCTATTTAACGCAATACCAGTGGCATTCCAACAGTGCCCTGGAAACCTCTACAAATTGCAAAAAGTGAGATTGCCTTCCGGCCACTCCTGGTAATATGCACAAAAACTCCATAACAAGGCAAATTATCAATGAATTCTCCTTATTCTCCGGATTAGCTGCAACATAATCCGGGTTTAACAGGAGGAAAACCAGACAAACCACTATACCTCTCAAAAAAGGTGTGGCCGGAATAAAACTCCTATAAACTCCACCCCCATACTGAAAAACAAAAAACACACGTACCCAAAAATTAATCTTATTCCATTAAAAAAGGAACCAGGGCTCTTTTAAATTTTCATAGCTCAGAGAAGCTGAAATATTACGAAGATTTAAAAAGCAACACTCCTCCTTTTAATTCAGAATTGTTCTTTTAAAAATACAAAAAAATAGAATTATTTTCTTCTGACTGCAACAAAAAGACCTGCTGCTGTCATTGCAAAAAGGCCTGAAATAAAACCGAATCCGGGCACATCCTTTGCATCGCTTTTTGCGTCCATCTTGATAATTATACTCTGATTTGTATTTTCATCAATTCCGGCAAGAATTATTCCGCTGTCTGATGTTGTCTTAACAGATGTTATTTTTGTATTTTCAAAAGGCTTTTCCCAGATTATATTTCCTTTTGAATTCGTTCTTAATACCTTGAATTCATCCCTGTCAGTAACGCTGTTATGGTACAGTCCAAGAAGGTAATAGCTGTTTTCAGGTCCCTTTGTTATGTAATAGATCATATCAAGACCCGGCATGGGTTTCTCTTCTGTTACCTTTCCTTCACTGTCCATGAACATGAGGTAAGCGACTGTTGGCGTTTCATCTTTTTTTATTGAAAGTGAGGCTTCATCAAACTTGATTCTGCCTGCAACAAAACCATCATCATATGAAGGTGTGATTGTCAGAATAAATCCTGCATCATCACCTTTATACTGGTTTGCCCAGATTTGGTTTCCCTCATTGTCGATTCTGAGAATAAAACCTGTATACTCCCCGCCTGCGATTATCGGGCTCACGTAGCCGGCTATAATAAATCCATTATCCTGAACACTCTGCGCAGAAGTAATCCTGAACTGTCCTCCGCTTTCAGGCCCTCCGAGTGATCTGTTCCATAGTTCAGCCCCGTCTTTTCCGACCATTGTCAGGAATGACTGGTAATAATCACCTCCAAGAAGGACATCCCCGGCTTGTGTAATCTCAACTGAGGTAACGACTCCGAAAGCCTGATGATATGTCCATTCTACATCTCCTTTCATGTCTGTTTTTATCAGGTTTTCACCATCGGTGAACAGGTAAAGGCCGCCTGAGGGTGATGATTCAACAAACCTGACTGTTCCGTTCTCATCTCCTCCGGGGATATTTTTTTTCCATGCAATATCTCCCGTGTCAGTCATACCTATTAGCAGGCGCCCGTTTGCATCGCTTCCCCCTGCTACAAAACTGCCGTCTGAAAGCTGCCATATTGAAGACAGCTGCCCGTCATCAACTGATATTATTTTCATCCATTCAGAATGATTTTCTTCGGAAACCTGCGATTCGGCAGAAGATGCCTGTACGCCAAGTGCAAGAAGTGCAATTAAGAGAAATATTGTTATTGATTTTCTCATACAATAAAATTAGAATCTAATCTGATATATCATATTTCCAGAGTCCTTTTTCCCTTTCTTTTCCCCGGCGGCTTTGGCATTTTATCTGATTTTACGGCAAAAGGCGGGCGCGATTAAGAGGCGCACTGTCTTATTTTTCGATTTTCTCTTTTCTAACGAGTCTGATACCCGTGTTGCAGAATATAAGGCGATTTTTTGACAGAGTATCATCTTTTCAAAATCCCCTGTTAACGGGATTTGAGATGTAATTATTATCATAGAACAAATCAAACAAGTGAGCAATGATAAAGGTTGCAGTCAACGGGTATGGCACCATCGGAAAGAGGGTAGCTGATGCAGTCAGTGCCCAGAAAGATATGGAAATAATCGGGGTTTCCAAAACAAGACCGAGCAGTGAGGCACTAGTCGCAAATAAGAGGGGTTATCCTCTTTATATTGCAGACATTTCAAAAAAGCAGGCATTTGAGGCTGCCGGAATAAAGGTTGCCGGGAGTGTTGAGGAGATGATCCAAAAGGCTGATGTTGTGGTTGATGCAACACCCGGGGGGGTCGGTGAGAAAAACAAAGCCCTTTATGAAAAATACGGCAAAAAAGCGGCATGGGAAGGAGGAGAAAAGCACGAACTGGCAGGCTTTTCCTTCAATTCATCGTGTAATTACAAAGAGGCTGTCGGGAGGCAGTTTGTCCGTGTGGTTTCATGCAACACCACAGGATTATGCCGTATCATAAACGAGATCAAAAACGAGTTCGGCGTAAACAAAGTACGTGCCACAATGGTAAGGAGGGGATCGGATCCGGGTGGAATCAAGAAAGGGCCTGTTGATGCGGTAGTCTTAAACCCTGTCACAATTCCGTCACACCACGGGCCGGATGTTCTGACAGTGATCCCTGATATTGACATAGTAACCACTGCAATGATTGTTCCGACAACATTCATGCACATGCATGTTGTCCAGATGGATCTTAAGAATCCGGCGACAGTTGAGCGTGTACTTGAACTGATTGAAGCAAATCCGAGGATAGGGCTTGTAAGAGAAGGGCTTGGCATTACAAGCACGGCAGAGATCAAGGAATATGCATCAGACCTGGGCAGACCCCGTGCGGATCTCTGGGAATCATGTATATTTGAAGAATCTGTATCAGTGCTGAATGAAACAGAACTTTATTTCTTCCAGGCAATCCACCAGGAAGCTGATGTTGTTGTTGAGACAGTGGATGCCATAAGGGCAATGGCAGGTGAGGTTGTTGATCCTGCAGAGTCAATAAAAATGACAAATGAAGCTCTTGGCTTCACTCCAATCTGAATGCAGCATAATTTTTAAATTTTAATTTTTTTATGCAGACTGTGAAAAAAGCTATTCTTGTGCCTTTGCAGTCATTTTCAGAATCATTATGAAAAAAACTTCCTCTAAATTTCATTAAAGTGTTTAGGATTAAATCAGATTATCCTTAAAAAAATCTAAAATAAGTGATTATTGGTCTATGACACGGTCAGATTTTGATATGCCTATAAACCCCCCATTTGAAAAATTCACCGGACTATATTATCCGGCACAACCACCAACAATAGTTATGACGTTATCTGTATAAAGTCTTTGCACATCTCATCTGCAATGCAATAATATTTCACAGAGACAGCATGCCCCCTGATTCTTTTTTCTTCATTTTTCAAAATATAAGATATATTTCAATTATTTTAGGATTTATGAGAAAATATTGATTATTTTTATTCCGGTCTGTATCAATAAAATGAATCTTTCAACTTAAAATAAACAGTATTTTTGTTTACGATTTCCAGATGGCGATTAAATATATTTATATATTAGATATTTATTTCCGGTTCAAATAATTAAATAAAGTTTATATCCTCATCTTAACGAAGACCATATAATGGCTTTTTGATTACGGGTGGAAAATTTTTAAAAAACCGCTTATAACCTGAAATTTCAGACAAAATCGGAAGTATAGGATGTTTCTTCAACATTCCATGATATCAGGGCAGTTGATGTTTTTATTTTTTGGCTATAGAGTCCGTTTTCTTCTTTTTTAAGTGTTTTTTCAAAGTATTCATATGCGTAACTTTTTTCATCTGCAGTAATCCTTCTGTTCAGGAGTGCTTTTGAGACGGCATCCTCGATGTTTCTGTAGGTATTATGCCATTCATATTGATATATTTTTAAATCTGCATATATGCCCATATCGTGGAGGACATTCATTATACAGATATAATCCGGGAAGTGAGGCTTTTCGACATTATTTTTGCCCATCTTATCTGCGATATATTTTAAAAATTCGTCATCGCGTCTTTTCCCTGCAAACCAGTATATGTACACCATTCGCTTTGATGCCCTGTGCAGTTTATCAAGGGCCCATCTGGCATCGGCAAAACCCATCGAAAAGGCTGATATAACTACATCATGAGGGTCAAGA
Proteins encoded in this region:
- a CDS encoding PAS domain S-box protein, which translates into the protein MNVYADELSKILDILKGNPRGMSVTDIANLVSVNRNTVSRYLDMLRISGQVDMKAYGKAKVFFISQRAPVSAMINFSSDMVVVIDSDLRIVQVNDSLCSLLDINDENIVGKEIRNSPLVGLDHPLINERLKAALEGEETVDEIRIVKIDREFFYKTRIIPTVLNDSTPGVTIMLEDITEKREAEEALRESEQNFRALVEEINDAIWNIDEEGRFIYASPRTRDILGSDTGEIIGFPLMDYLESSCAAQFETAIKNAKDTKKSQLIECLFKNSEGKSIKTESSICPRFDELGYLTGYRIVSRDISERENAVTALFKWKSFLGSIVQNIPAMVLVKEVTHGTYIFFNKSAEDFFGISRDDSVGKMGCELFPDRITEYLISGDRDAIAAGSPVLLPEISIKSANNSERIIMFRKVPIFGRDRKLEYIMTIGEDISEQKTAEAEILSQRDQAQSYLDVAGVMIAVVGCDGKIKSLNKKGCEFLGYNEEDIVGSDWFSTVVPKERGFDLKKKFESAISGGCVPKSGEKGFVLTKQGEEIEVVWHNTYLKNQDGGIIAMVSSAAELN
- a CDS encoding type II glyceraldehyde-3-phosphate dehydrogenase; this translates as MIKVAVNGYGTIGKRVADAVSAQKDMEIIGVSKTRPSSEALVANKRGYPLYIADISKKQAFEAAGIKVAGSVEEMIQKADVVVDATPGGVGEKNKALYEKYGKKAAWEGGEKHELAGFSFNSSCNYKEAVGRQFVRVVSCNTTGLCRIINEIKNEFGVNKVRATMVRRGSDPGGIKKGPVDAVVLNPVTIPSHHGPDVLTVIPDIDIVTTAMIVPTTFMHMHVVQMDLKNPATVERVLELIEANPRIGLVREGLGITSTAEIKEYASDLGRPRADLWESCIFEESVSVLNETELYFFQAIHQEADVVVETVDAIRAMAGEVVDPAESIKMTNEALGFTPI
- a CDS encoding PQQ-binding-like beta-propeller repeat protein is translated as MRKSITIFLLIALLALGVQASSAESQVSEENHSEWMKIISVDDGQLSSIWQLSDGSFVAGGSDANGRLLIGMTDTGDIAWKKNIPGGDENGTVRFVESSPSGGLYLFTDGENLIKTDMKGDVEWTYHQAFGVVTSVEITQAGDVLLGGDYYQSFLTMVGKDGAELWNRSLGGPESGGQFRITSAQSVQDNGFIIAGYVSPIIAGGEYTGFILRIDNEGNQIWANQYKGDDAGFILTITPSYDDGFVAGRIKFDEASLSIKKDETPTVAYLMFMDSEGKVTEEKPMPGLDMIYYITKGPENSYYLLGLYHNSVTDRDEFKVLRTNSKGNIIWEKPFENTKITSVKTTSDSGIILAGIDENTNQSIIIKMDAKSDAKDVPGFGFISGLFAMTAAGLFVAVRRK
- a CDS encoding class I SAM-dependent methyltransferase gives rise to the protein MGRIIDYNEFWKLAVKRRPSFKKEEDDPGASWDKRADYYDSSVRENLTHTLKDISFLDLKPDDTVLDVGAGTGRLAVPISAKVKAVTAIDPSARMLMYLRDNMIESKRRNCRCVQKRWEDVCLKKDLDPHDVVISAFSMGFADARWALDKLHRASKRMVYIYWFAGKRRDDEFLKYIADKMGKNNVEKPHFPDYICIMNVLHDMGIYADLKIYQYEWHNTYRNIEDAVSKALLNRRITADEKSYAYEYFEKTLKKEENGLYSQKIKTSTALISWNVEETSYTSDFV